A genomic region of Candidatus Kryptoniota bacterium contains the following coding sequences:
- the ald gene encoding alanine dehydrogenase translates to MIVGLLKEIKSNENRVALLPAGVELLAAHGNKIIVEKNAGLASGFPDEMYKRAGAKIISTAAEVYESADMIMKVKEPIKSEYKLIRKGQIVFTYFHFAASKELTEAMMKSNGICIAYETVQKSDYSLPLLIPMSEVAGRMAPQEGAKYIEKPMGGRGVLLGGVPGVEPADVIVLGGGVVGQNAARIAAGFGARVTLLDSNLSKLRYLDDVMPRNVQTLASNPYNIRKSVSRADVVIGAVLIPGAKAPKLVTKEMLKDMKEGSVIIDVSVDQGGCIETCHPTTHENPTYVVDGVVHYCVANMPGAVPFTSTIALTNATLPYSIEIAGSGWEKAVRQNNEIKLGLNMAHGKITYKHVAEAFDFDYTPVEEILR, encoded by the coding sequence ATGATAGTCGGATTGCTGAAGGAAATTAAATCAAATGAGAACCGGGTCGCGTTGCTTCCGGCAGGTGTCGAGTTGCTCGCGGCGCATGGAAACAAGATAATTGTCGAAAAGAACGCGGGCCTTGCCAGCGGATTCCCGGACGAAATGTATAAGAGAGCGGGCGCGAAGATCATATCGACCGCGGCTGAAGTCTATGAATCTGCAGACATGATTATGAAGGTGAAAGAGCCGATAAAATCCGAGTATAAACTCATCAGAAAAGGACAGATTGTCTTTACGTATTTCCATTTTGCCGCCAGCAAGGAACTGACTGAAGCGATGATGAAATCGAACGGGATCTGCATCGCCTACGAGACCGTGCAGAAGTCAGACTATTCGCTTCCGCTCCTCATACCGATGAGCGAGGTGGCTGGAAGAATGGCTCCGCAAGAGGGCGCGAAGTATATCGAAAAGCCGATGGGCGGCAGAGGTGTCCTGCTCGGCGGAGTGCCGGGAGTAGAGCCGGCCGACGTGATTGTCCTCGGCGGCGGTGTAGTCGGACAGAACGCAGCGAGGATCGCTGCCGGGTTCGGAGCAAGAGTCACTTTACTCGACAGCAACTTGTCCAAGCTGCGGTACCTGGACGATGTCATGCCTAGGAATGTCCAAACGCTCGCATCAAATCCTTACAACATACGAAAGTCCGTATCGCGGGCTGATGTCGTCATCGGTGCCGTGCTGATACCGGGTGCGAAAGCACCGAAACTCGTGACGAAGGAAATGCTCAAGGATATGAAGGAGGGTTCGGTTATCATCGACGTGTCCGTCGACCAGGGCGGATGCATCGAGACGTGTCACCCGACTACTCATGAAAACCCGACTTACGTGGTCGATGGTGTGGTTCATTATTGTGTCGCGAACATGCCGGGCGCGGTGCCGTTCACTTCCACGATCGCTCTCACGAATGCAACACTCCCTTATTCAATTGAGATTGCGGGAAGCGGCTGGGAGAAAGCGGTCAGGCAGAATAACGAAATCAAGCTCGGCCTGAACATGGCGCACGGAAAAATTACCTACAAACACGTCGCCGAAGCGTTCGATTTCGATTATACGCCTGTCGAAGAAATCCTGAGGTGA
- a CDS encoding pitrilysin family protein yields the protein MQNNHPKKMGRTRKRTSSANANAQQDHFTEPFCRKLSSGITVVGEEISTVESVALGVWVNLGSRDEKTNENGLTHLIEHMVFKGTKNFTANEIVGAIENRGGYINAFTTKEFSCYYAKVFKEDLEESIRVLSDLVLYPRFEKEDLRNERKVVLSELQEALDDPEDWGMDFIEEKIFAGNPLSLPIIGKPTGLRSYDIDDLHEFHSRKFTADRLVISIAGNFNRHTLIEMITRYFSSLPRSSRIFIRKKPVDNGSTDYTVHRGYGRQAHILLGARGPGLNDPDRFSASMAGIILGDGSSSRLYKSVREKEGLAYSIYSYGSAYADSGMAGIYACTSTGDVSRAEDRILKTISGFVINGPTDEEVKRSRAQMKAGIVFALENLWDRASLFARDALYYKGRSDVSESLESIGKTTGAEIAVAARKYLAADKITSVKILPHKKEKTK from the coding sequence ATGCAGAATAATCACCCGAAGAAAATGGGCCGCACTCGCAAACGCACCTCATCTGCAAACGCCAACGCCCAACAGGATCATTTCACCGAACCTTTCTGCCGGAAATTATCCAGCGGAATCACTGTCGTCGGTGAAGAGATCTCAACGGTCGAAAGCGTTGCGCTCGGCGTGTGGGTCAACCTAGGATCACGTGACGAGAAGACAAACGAGAACGGGCTGACACATCTGATCGAGCACATGGTCTTCAAGGGTACGAAAAACTTCACGGCAAACGAAATTGTCGGAGCCATTGAGAATCGCGGCGGCTATATAAACGCTTTTACCACGAAGGAGTTTTCGTGCTACTACGCGAAAGTTTTCAAAGAAGATCTCGAAGAGAGTATAAGAGTTCTCTCTGACCTCGTGTTGTATCCGAGATTTGAAAAAGAAGACCTTCGGAACGAACGGAAAGTGGTCTTGTCGGAGCTGCAGGAAGCGTTGGACGATCCGGAAGATTGGGGAATGGATTTTATCGAGGAGAAGATTTTCGCGGGCAATCCGCTTTCGCTGCCGATTATCGGGAAACCGACAGGACTTCGCTCTTACGACATCGACGACCTTCACGAATTCCATTCCAGAAAATTTACCGCCGACAGGCTTGTGATAAGTATCGCCGGAAATTTCAACCGGCATACTCTCATCGAAATGATAACCAGATATTTTTCATCGCTACCCAGGTCGTCGAGAATTTTCATCAGGAAAAAACCTGTCGACAACGGCTCGACTGATTATACAGTACACCGCGGATATGGCAGGCAGGCGCATATACTTCTGGGCGCGCGCGGTCCCGGGCTCAACGATCCTGATCGGTTTTCCGCCTCTATGGCCGGCATCATTCTTGGAGACGGTTCAAGCTCCAGATTGTACAAGAGCGTTAGAGAAAAAGAAGGGCTTGCGTACTCTATTTACTCGTATGGATCGGCGTACGCGGACTCCGGAATGGCAGGAATCTACGCGTGCACTTCGACGGGAGATGTGTCGCGGGCCGAAGACAGAATTCTCAAAACAATTTCCGGGTTTGTCATTAACGGTCCCACAGACGAAGAGGTAAAGCGATCCAGGGCGCAGATGAAAGCAGGAATCGTTTTCGCCCTCGAGAATCTGTGGGATAGAGCCTCACTTTTTGCCAGAGACGCACTTTACTATAAGGGAAGGTCCGATGTGTCCGAGTCTCTTGAATCGATAGGGAAAACTACGGGCGCAGAAATCGCGGTCGCCGCAAGGAAATACCTCGCGGCCGACAAAATCACCAGCGTTAAGATCCTTCCTCATAAAAAGGAGAAAACTAAATGA